In the Rubripirellula tenax genome, one interval contains:
- a CDS encoding alpha-L-fucosidase: MKEYARCLLAIVAAAFLGSANAQEMEKMWGDQVVKLRAENADRGQLFDEGNYAMFIHWGLYSLLGNEVDGKTYYGIGEWIMNPRMAGIPIDDYKQLAGKFNPTQFDAKEIARIAKDAGMKYIVITAKHHDGFAMYESKANDFNIVDATPWKKDPMKELAAACREAGLGFGFYYSHNQDWTFPGGGNGPTEDENGDPATFDDYFEKKCLPQVNEITTEYGPIELVWFDTPGKMPKHYVEQLVDLVHKNQPRALVSGRAGHDLGDYQTLGDMEVPRHNIEGMWESVDTTNDSWAYAWYDEYWKSPKEILHRLIACVGRGGTYMLNIGPQGDGAVPARATKTLTDAGDWIYRYPQVVYNTDASPWQHALPWGDVTRKDNTLFLCVFDWPTSGKLHLPNLKTSIKSAQLLGSDQPESLKWSREVDWTVINVPPSAPEKLVSVIQIELESEPEVDPVWAIDPEHATEVLAEFAEVDNAEKSPKRWMEKFGEWKGIVHAHGFEKGGAASWDVDVHKPGEYNVALTYSGTGRLVWEVSVDGGEKIQNQQNSSHNYQSFPIGWIHFPEPGRYKVSVRCVDGDIKSSSLKAIEFEPIE, from the coding sequence ATGAAAGAATACGCTCGTTGTCTGCTTGCGATTGTCGCTGCTGCGTTTCTGGGTTCCGCCAACGCACAGGAAATGGAAAAGATGTGGGGCGACCAAGTGGTCAAGCTCCGCGCCGAAAATGCCGATCGCGGACAATTGTTCGACGAAGGCAACTATGCGATGTTCATCCACTGGGGGTTGTATTCGCTGCTTGGCAACGAGGTTGACGGCAAGACCTACTACGGGATCGGCGAATGGATCATGAATCCTCGCATGGCTGGAATTCCCATCGACGATTACAAGCAACTTGCCGGCAAGTTCAATCCCACCCAGTTCGATGCCAAGGAAATCGCTCGCATCGCAAAGGATGCGGGAATGAAATACATCGTCATTACCGCCAAGCATCACGACGGCTTCGCGATGTATGAATCGAAGGCCAACGATTTCAATATCGTTGACGCTACGCCGTGGAAGAAGGATCCAATGAAAGAACTTGCCGCGGCGTGCCGCGAAGCTGGGCTAGGATTTGGGTTCTATTACTCACACAACCAAGACTGGACGTTTCCCGGCGGTGGCAACGGACCGACAGAAGACGAGAACGGAGATCCGGCAACCTTCGACGATTACTTTGAAAAGAAGTGTTTGCCCCAGGTCAACGAAATCACCACCGAATACGGTCCCATCGAGTTGGTCTGGTTCGACACGCCGGGAAAGATGCCAAAACACTACGTCGAGCAACTCGTGGATCTTGTTCACAAGAACCAACCACGAGCGCTGGTGTCGGGCCGCGCGGGTCACGACCTGGGTGACTATCAAACGTTGGGCGACATGGAAGTACCACGCCACAACATCGAAGGGATGTGGGAAAGCGTTGATACCACCAACGATTCATGGGCGTACGCTTGGTACGACGAATATTGGAAGTCGCCGAAAGAGATCCTTCACCGCTTGATCGCATGCGTCGGACGCGGCGGAACTTACATGCTAAACATCGGCCCGCAAGGCGATGGAGCAGTACCAGCGCGGGCCACCAAGACCCTGACCGATGCGGGCGATTGGATTTACCGCTACCCACAGGTCGTCTACAACACCGATGCGTCGCCTTGGCAACACGCTTTGCCTTGGGGCGATGTAACTCGCAAAGACAACACGCTGTTTCTATGCGTGTTCGATTGGCCCACATCGGGCAAACTTCACTTGCCCAACCTGAAGACGTCGATCAAATCGGCTCAACTACTGGGAAGCGATCAACCGGAATCGCTGAAATGGTCGCGTGAAGTCGACTGGACCGTGATCAACGTGCCGCCAAGTGCGCCCGAAAAACTCGTTTCGGTGATTCAAATAGAATTGGAATCGGAACCCGAAGTGGATCCGGTTTGGGCAATTGATCCTGAACACGCGACGGAAGTGCTGGCCGAGTTCGCCGAAGTTGACAATGCCGAGAAGTCACCGAAACGATGGATGGAAAAGTTCGGCGAGTGGAAGGGCATTGTCCATGCACACGGATTCGAAAAGGGTGGCGCCGCGTCGTGGGATGTCGATGTTCACAAGCCAGGCGAATACAACGTCGCACTCACATACTCAGGAACGGGGCGCTTGGTGTGGGAGGTTTCCGTCGATGGTGGCGAGAAGATCCAGAACCAACAAAACTCCTCGCACAACTATCAATCGTTTCCCATCGGCTGGATCCATTTCCCAGAGCCCGGCCGCTACAAAGTTTCGGTCCGATGCGTGGATGGAGACATCAAGTCGTCCAGCTTGAAAGCGATCGAGTTCGAACCGATCGAATAG